One genomic segment of Falsiruegeria litorea R37 includes these proteins:
- a CDS encoding MarR family winged helix-turn-helix transcriptional regulator has product MTDMDDLPDKMFLTELEQDDDGRRRQTLSFSRSPTVLLNFAANRFTRNASRHYQNAFGIGAMDWRMLVSLTRNPGSSVSHASATIGIDKGAVSRSLARLEKEGLAKAQCNSPDERRKEWFLTDKGQELHDNVLVAALERQKHLLRGLSKDEVAELNRLLSKLLENLDGSEAQN; this is encoded by the coding sequence ATGACGGACATGGACGATCTGCCGGACAAGATGTTCCTGACAGAACTGGAACAGGATGATGACGGGCGCAGGCGCCAAACCTTGAGTTTTTCGCGGTCTCCGACGGTTCTGTTGAACTTTGCAGCGAACCGCTTTACCCGCAACGCGTCGCGCCATTATCAGAATGCTTTTGGCATCGGGGCGATGGATTGGCGGATGTTGGTATCTTTGACCCGCAATCCCGGCAGTAGCGTCTCGCATGCCAGTGCGACCATCGGGATCGACAAGGGCGCTGTCAGCCGCAGTTTGGCGCGGCTTGAGAAAGAGGGGCTGGCCAAGGCGCAATGCAACAGCCCCGATGAACGCCGGAAAGAGTGGTTTTTGACTGACAAGGGGCAAGAGCTTCACGACAACGTTCTGGTTGCGGCCTTGGAACGGCAGAAACATCTGCTTCGCGGGCTCTCCAAGGACGAGGTTGCCGAATTGAACCGGCTTCTGTCGAAGCTGTTGGAGAACCTTGATGGCAGCGAGGCGCAAAACTGA
- a CDS encoding inositol monophosphatase family protein, which yields MTDLDQLIATALDLAAMAPEISGATWRADLDTFDICALCPVVQDAGGIVTDLNRGPLFLTSNGAIVASASSRLHSRILAGLCG from the coding sequence ATGACCGATCTGGACCAACTCATCGCAACCGCCCTTGATCTGGCTGCCATGGCGCCCGAGATTTCGGGTGCCACTTGGCGCGCCGATCTTGACACTTTCGACATCTGCGCTCTGTGCCCAGTGGTGCAAGACGCCGGGGGGATTGTCACAGATTTGAACAGAGGACCGCTGTTCCTGACGTCCAACGGAGCCATCGTGGCAAGTGCTTCGTCAAGGCTGCACAGCAGGATCCTTGCGGGCCTCTGTGGGTAA
- the bioB gene encoding biotin synthase BioB: MLDTTTVRTDWTREEAEKIYNQPFMDLLYQAHTVHRAHFDPNQVQRSKLLSIKTGGCAEDCAYCSQSARNGAKLSASKLIEVERVIAEARKAKEGGATRYCMGAAWRSPKDRDMAALEAMIAGVKDLGMETCMTLGMLDDNQVFRLRDAGLDYYNHNIDTSERYYSEIITTRTFADRIDTLNRVREAGMKVCAGGIVGMGEQQMDRIDMLVSLATLDEHPDSVPVNMLIPIADTPLADVEKLDPIEFVRTCALARILMPKSHVRLSAGRTDMTEEMQAMCFFVGANSIFVGDTLLTADNPEEDKDGQLFAKLGIQAMAVGCDASK; the protein is encoded by the coding sequence GTGCTGGATACAACAACGGTTCGCACGGACTGGACCCGTGAAGAAGCTGAAAAGATCTATAACCAACCGTTCATGGATCTGCTCTATCAGGCGCATACGGTGCACCGGGCCCATTTCGACCCGAACCAGGTTCAGAGATCGAAACTCCTGTCGATCAAGACCGGCGGTTGCGCCGAAGACTGCGCGTACTGCTCACAATCTGCCCGCAACGGCGCCAAGCTCTCGGCTTCGAAACTGATCGAGGTTGAGCGCGTGATCGCCGAGGCTCGTAAGGCCAAAGAAGGTGGCGCGACGCGGTATTGCATGGGGGCCGCCTGGCGCTCGCCCAAAGACCGTGACATGGCCGCGCTTGAGGCGATGATCGCTGGCGTCAAAGACCTGGGCATGGAAACCTGCATGACCCTGGGCATGCTGGACGACAACCAGGTGTTCCGCCTGCGCGACGCGGGTTTGGATTACTACAACCACAACATCGACACCTCCGAGCGGTATTATTCCGAGATCATCACCACCCGCACCTTTGCTGACCGGATCGACACGCTCAACCGTGTGCGCGAGGCCGGCATGAAGGTCTGCGCCGGTGGCATCGTCGGCATGGGTGAACAGCAGATGGACCGCATCGACATGCTGGTGTCGCTCGCCACGCTGGACGAGCACCCGGATTCCGTACCGGTCAACATGCTGATCCCGATTGCCGACACACCGCTGGCGGATGTCGAAAAGCTGGATCCGATCGAGTTTGTCCGGACCTGCGCCTTGGCCCGCATCCTGATGCCGAAGTCGCACGTACGCCTGTCCGCCGGCCGCACTGACATGACCGAAGAAATGCAGGCGATGTGCTTCTTTGTCGGCGCCAATTCGATCTTTGTGGGCGACACCCTGCTGACCGCTGACAACCCCGAAGAGGACAAAGACGGCCAACTGTTCGCCAAGCTTGGCATCCAGGCCATGGCCGTGGGGTGTGACGCCTCGAAATGA
- the bioA gene encoding adenosylmethionine--8-amino-7-oxononanoate transaminase: MTPLEFDQKHLWHPYTNVEKPGPTFIAKEAEGVWITLDDGTRLIDAMSSWWCMLHGHRNPTITQAIHDQLDRLPHVMFGGMAHDPAIELGQKLLEITPPSLQRIFYCDSGSVSVEVAMKMAVQYQHAVGHPGRSQFVTTRSGYHGDTWKAMSVCDPVTGMHHLFQGALSIQHFVPQPPIAIDQEWPEDPALNGIAELRAVLEEYHKQIAAFILEPVVQGTGGMYFYHPEYLNQARALCDEFGVLLIFDEIATGFGRTGRLFATDHTDIEPDILCMGKALTGGHISFATTMTNDRVAQGIGNGEPGVFMHGPTFMANPLACVAAKASLDLLDQTDWQANVTRIETALNEQLAAARDLPNVADVRVLGAIGVIEMDHRVSADQAHALAHDMGVFLRPFGHNIYCMPPFITSDDELSAICDGMLRLAREL; the protein is encoded by the coding sequence ATGACACCGCTTGAATTCGACCAGAAACACCTTTGGCACCCTTACACCAACGTCGAAAAACCTGGGCCGACCTTTATTGCGAAAGAGGCCGAAGGTGTCTGGATCACGCTCGACGATGGCACCCGTTTGATCGACGCCATGTCGTCGTGGTGGTGCATGCTGCATGGCCACCGCAACCCCACGATCACGCAAGCGATCCACGACCAGCTTGACCGCCTGCCACATGTGATGTTTGGCGGCATGGCTCATGATCCGGCCATTGAGCTGGGGCAAAAACTGCTCGAAATCACACCGCCTTCGTTGCAACGGATTTTCTACTGCGACAGCGGCTCGGTCTCGGTCGAGGTGGCGATGAAAATGGCGGTGCAGTACCAGCACGCCGTCGGCCATCCGGGTCGCAGCCAGTTCGTCACCACCCGCTCTGGCTATCACGGCGACACGTGGAAGGCGATGAGCGTCTGCGACCCCGTCACCGGCATGCACCACCTGTTTCAGGGCGCGCTGAGCATCCAGCATTTTGTCCCCCAGCCCCCGATCGCGATTGATCAGGAATGGCCGGAAGACCCTGCATTGAACGGCATTGCCGAGTTGCGGGCTGTCCTGGAAGAGTATCACAAGCAGATCGCGGCCTTCATCCTGGAGCCGGTCGTGCAGGGCACTGGGGGCATGTACTTCTACCACCCCGAATACCTGAACCAGGCACGTGCCTTGTGTGACGAGTTCGGCGTGCTTCTGATATTCGACGAGATCGCCACCGGCTTTGGCCGCACCGGCCGTCTGTTTGCCACCGATCACACAGATATCGAGCCCGACATCCTGTGCATGGGCAAGGCGCTGACTGGCGGTCACATCAGCTTTGCCACCACCATGACCAACGACCGCGTGGCCCAAGGGATCGGCAATGGCGAACCGGGCGTGTTCATGCATGGACCAACCTTCATGGCCAACCCGCTGGCCTGTGTTGCCGCCAAGGCGAGCCTTGACCTATTGGACCAGACCGATTGGCAGGCCAACGTCACACGGATTGAAACCGCCTTGAACGAGCAACTCGCCGCCGCGCGCGATCTGCCGAATGTTGCAGACGTGCGCGTGCTGGGTGCCATCGGGGTAATCGAGATGGACCACCGCGTCAGTGCCGATCAGGCTCATGCGCTGGCGCATGACATGGGCGTGTTCCTGAGACCGTTTGGACACAACATCTATTGCATGCCACCCTTCATCACCTCGGACGACGAGCTGTCGGCGATCTGCGACGGTATGCTTCGCCTGGCGCGAGAGCTCTGA
- a CDS encoding GlxA family transcriptional regulator, translating to MSDPNSPSQDPHIKVGFLLFPGFPMSCLTSAIEPLRAANDITGTQTFSWVLISEDGQPVQSSAEIPFQANCTLADAPDVDMLFLMSSPSGKFVHPKPSNGHLRKIARHGAIVGAVSGGIFPLARAGLLDGHSCSAHWCYSTAFSEAFPYLELSDSLIQMDKRRYTTSGAGAIFDLMLHVIEDTLNATLMTEVACWFQHPVIRGAGVRQKTPAFNCDSTADGLPPIVSKTVELFSQNLGQPLSMNEIADQLGVSARHLERSFKATMGESPGKHYRDLRMRAARQMVLYSNDPISRIAHAVGYETSANMIRNYRRCFGRSPQEDRRNANPFRVTNAENRP from the coding sequence ATGTCCGATCCAAACAGCCCAAGTCAAGATCCGCATATCAAGGTCGGGTTCCTGCTGTTTCCCGGCTTTCCCATGTCGTGCCTGACATCAGCCATCGAACCCCTGCGCGCAGCAAACGACATTACCGGAACGCAAACCTTTTCCTGGGTCCTGATCTCGGAAGATGGTCAACCCGTTCAATCGAGCGCAGAGATCCCGTTTCAGGCCAATTGCACCTTGGCCGATGCCCCGGATGTCGACATGTTGTTTCTGATGTCCAGCCCGTCAGGCAAATTCGTGCATCCCAAGCCCTCGAACGGGCACCTGCGCAAGATCGCCCGGCATGGTGCGATTGTGGGGGCGGTTAGCGGCGGTATCTTTCCGCTTGCCCGCGCAGGGCTGCTCGATGGGCATTCGTGCTCTGCGCATTGGTGCTATAGCACCGCCTTTTCCGAGGCCTTTCCCTATCTGGAACTCAGCGACAGCCTGATCCAGATGGACAAACGCCGCTATACCACGTCCGGAGCAGGCGCGATCTTTGATCTGATGTTGCACGTGATCGAAGATACTTTGAACGCCACCCTGATGACCGAAGTGGCCTGCTGGTTCCAACACCCGGTGATCCGCGGCGCAGGCGTCCGGCAGAAAACACCGGCATTCAACTGCGACAGCACTGCTGACGGTTTGCCGCCCATAGTGTCCAAGACGGTTGAACTCTTCAGCCAAAACCTTGGCCAACCCCTATCCATGAATGAAATTGCAGATCAGTTGGGTGTTTCGGCCCGACATCTGGAACGCAGCTTCAAGGCAACAATGGGGGAAAGCCCCGGCAAGCACTATCGCGATCTGCGGATGCGGGCAGCGCGGCAAATGGTGCTTTATTCCAATGACCCGATCAGCCGGATTGCCCATGCGGTGGGATACGAAACCTCGGCCAACATGATCCGCAATTATCGCCGCTGTTTTGGCCGGTCCCCGCAAGAGGACAGGCGTAACGCGAACCCATTTCGCGTCACAAACGCAGAAAACCGCCCTTAG
- a CDS encoding methyltransferase domain-containing protein — protein sequence MRTIVLDPDQRRIRQSFRRGLASYHDNAEAQAEIARDLVNVLKPHASAPIARAFEFGCGTGHLTHLLRQQIDIDWMLANDLVPECAEAVAPYVDAFAAGPIETLSVPTGLSLICSASTVQWIPDQTQLLQRFSDHLAPGGLLALSGFGTAQFHELQALGSAAAAPGYCDAEDWAAKAPKDVEILHLKQEPIVMWFDGALPLLRHLRKTGVNGQSNTQWSRSKLSEFERRYAEQFGQDSLLPLTYDPVWMIARKR from the coding sequence ATGAGAACCATCGTCCTTGACCCTGATCAGCGCCGCATCCGGCAGAGCTTTCGCCGAGGTCTGGCAAGTTATCACGACAATGCCGAGGCGCAGGCTGAGATTGCCCGCGATCTGGTAAATGTCCTGAAGCCTCACGCGTCTGCCCCGATTGCCCGCGCATTCGAATTTGGCTGTGGGACAGGCCACCTCACCCACCTGTTGCGTCAGCAAATCGACATCGACTGGATGTTGGCCAATGATCTGGTGCCCGAATGCGCCGAGGCAGTTGCCCCCTATGTCGACGCCTTTGCTGCAGGCCCGATCGAAACCCTTTCCGTTCCGACTGGATTGAGCCTCATCTGCTCGGCTTCGACCGTGCAGTGGATCCCGGATCAGACCCAACTGTTGCAACGATTCAGTGATCATCTTGCACCGGGCGGCCTGTTGGCGCTCAGCGGGTTTGGCACCGCGCAGTTTCACGAATTGCAGGCCCTTGGGTCGGCTGCCGCAGCACCCGGCTATTGCGACGCGGAAGATTGGGCTGCCAAGGCCCCGAAAGACGTGGAAATCCTGCACTTGAAGCAAGAGCCCATCGTGATGTGGTTTGATGGCGCCCTGCCTTTGCTCCGCCACCTACGCAAGACCGGTGTAAACGGGCAATCAAACACGCAATGGTCACGCTCAAAATTGAGTGAATTTGAACGTCGTTACGCCGAGCAATTCGGCCAGGACAGCCTGCTGCCCCTGACCTATGATCCGGTCTGGATGATCGCGCGCAAGCGTTAA
- a CDS encoding RidA family protein has translation MIERFHTTERASKIVKHNGVVYLSGQVAEGDTVAEQTRDCLAKVDALLAEAGTDKEHLLQTTIWLADMADFAEMNLVWNAWVPTGHAPARACGEAKLAREILKVEILVIAALP, from the coding sequence ATGATCGAACGCTTTCACACAACCGAACGCGCCAGCAAGATCGTCAAGCATAATGGGGTTGTCTACCTCAGCGGCCAGGTTGCCGAAGGGGACACGGTTGCCGAGCAGACCCGTGATTGCCTGGCCAAGGTTGATGCCCTGCTGGCCGAAGCCGGAACCGATAAGGAACACCTGCTGCAGACCACGATCTGGTTGGCTGACATGGCAGATTTTGCCGAGATGAACTTGGTCTGGAACGCCTGGGTCCCAACCGGTCATGCACCTGCCCGCGCCTGCGGCGAAGCCAAACTGGCCCGTGAAATCCTGAAGGTCGAGATCCTGGTGATCGCGGCACTGCCTTAA
- a CDS encoding GntR family transcriptional regulator codes for MTSATKQTISDQIVQSLTDQIVRGELQADTKLRQDHIARTFETSHVPVREALLRLEARGLAVSQSRRGVRVAPFDPADMREIREMRLALEPLALGHSVTHLTLEQRQEAEAARVACDEAQDLFTWEAQNRRFHLAIIAGCAMPRLKAEITDLQMLSARHLLATYSSAWSQREDRDHRAIMTAINRRDVDTAVSVLRRHLSRLG; via the coding sequence ATGACATCGGCCACCAAGCAGACTATTTCAGACCAGATCGTTCAGTCACTGACCGATCAGATCGTGCGTGGGGAACTGCAGGCTGACACCAAGCTGCGGCAAGACCATATCGCTCGCACGTTCGAGACCAGCCATGTGCCGGTGCGCGAGGCGCTTTTGCGGCTCGAGGCGCGGGGGCTGGCCGTCAGTCAATCGCGTCGTGGGGTTCGTGTGGCCCCGTTCGACCCCGCCGACATGCGCGAAATTCGCGAGATGCGATTGGCATTGGAGCCGTTGGCACTTGGCCATTCGGTGACGCATCTGACGCTTGAACAGCGGCAAGAGGCCGAGGCCGCGCGTGTGGCCTGTGACGAAGCGCAAGACCTGTTCACCTGGGAAGCGCAAAACCGCCGGTTCCACCTGGCAATCATTGCCGGCTGTGCGATGCCGCGCCTGAAGGCCGAGATCACGGATTTGCAGATGCTCAGCGCGCGGCACCTGTTGGCGACCTACTCAAGTGCTTGGTCGCAACGCGAGGACCGCGATCACCGCGCGATCATGACCGCAATCAACCGGCGGGACGTGGATACAGCCGTTTCGGTGCTGCGTCGCCACCTGTCGCGATTGGGTTAA
- a CDS encoding cytochrome P450, which produces MTNAPIYEIDPEAFWKDPYPDLKQLRANAPVAFVPQLGAVLITRRDDIFANEKKIDIFSSTQPDGLMTRLMGQNMMRKDGDAHMAERKAIFPTVSPKTVKNVWKAQFIEMTKATLDDLHPKRQADMVLDIAKRISGDALRVMTGLTNMTWQEMDRTSQGMIDGCANYAGDPEIEAHCHDCTASIDSHIAARRPDLQANPDASLLSVQMQAGLSDEQISANIKLAISGGQNEPRDVIAGAIWALLTHPDQLALVQAGQANWMDVFEEYARWMSPIGMSPREIAKPYELHGVSLAPGDRAFFMFGSGNRDERTFERPDQFDMTQDHGPSIAFGAGPHFCAGAWAARTLIADVALPMIFERLTNLRLAGDVPFGGWAFRGPLSMPVAWDI; this is translated from the coding sequence ATGACCAATGCGCCTATCTATGAAATCGACCCCGAAGCGTTCTGGAAAGATCCCTACCCTGACCTGAAACAACTGCGTGCGAACGCCCCGGTCGCCTTTGTCCCGCAGTTGGGTGCGGTGCTGATCACCCGACGCGACGACATCTTTGCGAATGAGAAAAAGATCGACATCTTTTCGTCCACTCAACCAGACGGGCTGATGACCCGCTTGATGGGCCAGAACATGATGCGCAAAGATGGCGACGCGCATATGGCCGAGCGTAAGGCGATCTTTCCCACCGTGTCCCCCAAAACGGTCAAGAACGTTTGGAAAGCGCAGTTCATCGAGATGACAAAGGCAACCTTGGATGACCTGCACCCCAAAAGGCAGGCCGATATGGTCCTGGACATCGCCAAGCGGATTTCCGGCGACGCCTTGCGGGTGATGACGGGGCTGACCAACATGACCTGGCAAGAGATGGATCGCACCAGTCAGGGCATGATCGACGGCTGCGCGAATTACGCGGGCGACCCCGAGATCGAAGCGCATTGCCACGATTGCACCGCCTCGATCGACAGTCACATCGCGGCGCGCAGGCCGGACCTGCAAGCCAACCCGGACGCCTCCCTTTTGTCGGTCCAGATGCAAGCCGGTCTGTCGGACGAGCAGATCAGCGCCAACATCAAACTGGCGATTTCAGGCGGTCAGAACGAGCCGCGCGACGTGATCGCGGGTGCCATCTGGGCACTGCTCACGCACCCAGATCAACTGGCGCTTGTTCAAGCCGGTCAGGCAAACTGGATGGATGTGTTCGAAGAATACGCGCGCTGGATGTCCCCCATCGGCATGTCCCCGCGAGAGATTGCCAAACCCTATGAGCTACATGGCGTCTCTCTGGCCCCGGGCGACCGGGCGTTTTTCATGTTTGGGTCGGGCAACCGAGACGAGCGTACCTTTGAACGGCCCGATCAGTTCGACATGACACAGGATCATGGCCCATCGATCGCCTTTGGGGCGGGGCCGCATTTCTGCGCCGGGGCCTGGGCGGCACGCACATTGATCGCGGATGTCGCCTTGCCGATGATCTTTGAACGGCTGACAAACCTGCGGCTGGCAGGCGATGTACCCTTTGGAGGATGGGCATTTCGCGGACCGCTGAGCATGCCTGTAGCTTGGGACATCTGA
- the bioD gene encoding dethiobiotin synthase, which produces MTNPVIVTGTDTEIGKTVFSAGLTRALKATYWKPVQSGIEAETDSQIVARLSSQTTLPEGYLLQLPASPHLSAEAEGVEIDPNVLPLPTVDGPLVVEGAGGLLVPLNRQVLYADLIADWGAPVILCARTKLGTINHTLLSLAALRERNCTILGVAFIGDAEPLVEQTIIDFGKCAPLGRFPVMDSVTPDALDQAFTNIDMDTIRRGMNL; this is translated from the coding sequence TTGACCAACCCTGTCATCGTCACCGGAACCGACACCGAGATCGGCAAAACCGTGTTTTCCGCAGGTCTGACCCGCGCTTTGAAGGCGACCTATTGGAAACCCGTGCAATCGGGCATCGAGGCCGAGACCGACAGCCAGATCGTTGCCCGCCTGTCCAGCCAGACCACTCTGCCCGAGGGGTATCTGTTGCAACTGCCTGCTTCGCCGCATTTGTCGGCCGAGGCCGAAGGGGTTGAGATTGACCCAAACGTCCTGCCCTTGCCCACAGTCGATGGTCCTCTGGTGGTCGAAGGCGCCGGTGGGCTGCTGGTGCCGCTGAACCGGCAAGTGCTCTATGCTGATCTGATCGCGGATTGGGGGGCCCCGGTGATCTTGTGTGCAAGGACGAAGCTGGGCACCATCAACCATACTCTCTTGTCTCTCGCCGCCTTGCGCGAACGCAATTGCACGATTCTGGGCGTGGCCTTCATCGGTGACGCCGAACCACTGGTCGAACAGACGATCATCGACTTTGGAAAATGCGCCCCTCTGGGCCGCTTTCCCGTGATGGACAGTGTCACGCCAGACGCCTTGGATCAGGCGTTCACCAATATCGACATGGACACCATCCGCCGGGGCATGAACCTATGA
- the nadE gene encoding NAD(+) synthase, which produces MTLKSEILDLSRQNNIGDLTPWFDAQLNARIDSGAFAQEDTLRADMARILADLTAYREQNGIGAAVIGMSGGVDSALTAALFKAAGWRVVGHTMPIEQNPEETERGQEACIALGIEHQNIDLTPQFHSMVEGLTKLDPALSNGDEAGLRIRRGNMRARLRMITLYDQAHRYGGVVASTDNFSELAAGFWTLNGDVGDVAPIQSLLKSWEVPWMAREIGVPEKTWRATPTDGLGISAGDEAQLGVSYLQWDLMVLAMADALAANPNLSREELPQAMGFGEDAEGTRVLDCVAGRLGRTWYKRAGTFNLAHPREGRYDALAGIDRALFMPNLLK; this is translated from the coding sequence ATGACTTTGAAATCTGAAATCTTGGACCTGTCTCGCCAAAACAATATTGGCGACCTGACGCCTTGGTTCGACGCGCAATTGAACGCACGCATCGACAGCGGCGCATTTGCCCAGGAAGACACACTGCGCGCCGACATGGCTCGAATCTTGGCTGATCTAACCGCCTATCGTGAACAGAACGGCATTGGCGCGGCTGTGATCGGCATGTCCGGCGGGGTCGACAGCGCCTTGACCGCGGCGCTGTTCAAGGCTGCAGGCTGGCGCGTTGTGGGCCACACCATGCCGATCGAACAAAACCCCGAGGAGACCGAGCGCGGTCAAGAAGCCTGCATCGCCCTTGGTATCGAACATCAAAACATCGACCTGACGCCACAGTTTCATTCCATGGTCGAGGGGCTGACCAAACTGGATCCCGCCCTTTCAAACGGCGATGAGGCCGGCCTGCGCATCCGGCGCGGCAACATGCGCGCGCGGCTTCGGATGATCACGCTTTATGACCAGGCGCACCGCTATGGTGGGGTCGTGGCCAGCACCGACAATTTCTCGGAACTCGCCGCCGGCTTCTGGACACTGAACGGTGATGTGGGGGATGTGGCCCCGATCCAGTCCCTGCTCAAGTCGTGGGAGGTACCCTGGATGGCGCGCGAGATCGGTGTGCCCGAAAAGACCTGGCGCGCGACCCCCACCGATGGCCTTGGCATCAGCGCAGGCGACGAGGCCCAGCTGGGCGTGAGCTATCTGCAATGGGATCTGATGGTGTTGGCGATGGCGGATGCCCTGGCTGCCAATCCGAATCTCAGCCGCGAGGAGTTGCCCCAGGCCATGGGCTTTGGCGAGGATGCCGAGGGCACCAGGGTGCTGGATTGTGTCGCAGGACGCTTGGGCCGGACTTGGTACAAACGCGCCGGAACCTTCAACCTGGCCCACCCGCGCGAGGGTCGCTATGACGCCCTGGCCGGGATTGATCGCGCGTTGTTCATGCCCAACCTGCTGAAATAA
- a CDS encoding pimeloyl-ACP methyl esterase BioG family protein, with protein sequence MQIDWLRNSGTADDVIVVFGGWALGPTPFTHLQGTQDVLFVQDYHNLDTPLPDLGGYQCATLIAYSFGVASYAHWQADHPDPFTRKVAINGTLAPVDRTTGIPPVAMAKTIETLSPKAYQLFLARCYGVGQETARIDVDARRDELLAIEARGTAPEVEFDRIWISTNDRIMPTTNQVRSWKAQSDRVAHIDGPHVPFARWSTWDEVTQT encoded by the coding sequence ATGCAGATCGATTGGTTACGGAATTCCGGGACGGCGGATGATGTGATCGTCGTCTTTGGTGGGTGGGCCCTGGGGCCTACACCCTTTACCCACCTTCAGGGCACGCAGGATGTGCTTTTTGTGCAGGACTACCACAATCTGGACACCCCCCTGCCCGATCTTGGCGGATACCAATGTGCCACTCTGATCGCCTATTCTTTTGGAGTGGCCTCATATGCGCATTGGCAGGCGGATCACCCTGATCCCTTCACCCGCAAAGTGGCGATAAACGGCACTTTGGCGCCGGTGGATCGCACCACCGGAATTCCACCTGTTGCCATGGCCAAAACCATCGAAACCCTGTCACCAAAGGCTTACCAACTCTTTTTGGCGCGCTGTTACGGCGTTGGGCAAGAGACAGCCCGGATCGACGTAGACGCACGCCGGGATGAACTGCTGGCGATCGAAGCGCGCGGCACCGCGCCGGAGGTGGAATTCGACCGTATCTGGATCTCGACAAACGACAGGATCATGCCCACCACCAACCAGGTGCGCAGCTGGAAGGCACAGTCAGATCGAGTGGCTCACATCGACGGACCGCATGTGCCCTTTGCGCGTTGGTCCACATGGGATGAGGTGACACAGACATGA
- a CDS encoding 8-amino-7-oxononanoate synthase, translating into MTLFARHDRALTALQTRGRYRALIARAGHDFASNDYLGLVGSEVLQAAAREALDRGVPVGAGGSRLLRGNADEHVLLEQEAAAFFGAQAALFMGGGFQANTAIFSTLPGHEDLVLYDALIHASTHDGMRLGRAKTQAFAHNDVSAAEDAIGTWRAAGNIGQIWIAVESLYSMDGDLAPVAELMALADAHEAVLVVDEAHATGVFGDQGRGLSHAYAARDNLLTLHTCGKGLGVSGALICGAQVLIDTLINKARGFIFATAPSPLNAALVRAALNELRDNPARRAAAQVLMNHAHKEAQDHLGLSGFRSQIMPIIIGADKPTMALACSMQDMGYDIRGIRPPTVPRGTSRLRISITLNTPAPVISDMFRDLSQAKKALPH; encoded by the coding sequence ATGACGCTGTTTGCCCGGCATGACCGCGCCCTGACTGCGTTGCAGACAAGGGGCCGTTACCGCGCGTTGATCGCGCGGGCCGGGCATGACTTTGCGTCAAATGACTATCTCGGGCTCGTCGGGTCCGAGGTGTTGCAGGCTGCGGCCCGCGAGGCTCTGGATCGCGGCGTTCCGGTTGGCGCGGGCGGTTCGCGTCTGTTGCGGGGCAATGCGGATGAGCATGTGTTGCTGGAGCAAGAGGCGGCTGCGTTCTTTGGCGCCCAAGCCGCCCTGTTCATGGGCGGCGGGTTTCAGGCCAACACGGCGATCTTTTCGACCCTGCCGGGGCATGAAGACCTAGTGCTTTATGACGCCCTGATCCACGCCAGCACGCATGACGGGATGCGCCTTGGTCGTGCCAAGACACAAGCCTTTGCCCATAACGATGTCTCTGCCGCCGAGGACGCAATCGGCACTTGGCGCGCGGCAGGTAATATCGGCCAGATCTGGATCGCGGTCGAAAGCCTTTATTCCATGGACGGAGATCTGGCCCCCGTGGCTGAACTGATGGCGCTGGCCGATGCCCATGAAGCGGTTTTGGTCGTGGATGAAGCCCACGCCACCGGCGTCTTTGGCGACCAGGGACGCGGGCTGAGCCACGCCTATGCCGCGCGCGATAATCTGTTGACCTTGCACACCTGCGGCAAGGGATTGGGCGTCTCGGGCGCGTTGATTTGTGGAGCGCAAGTGCTGATCGATACGTTGATCAACAAGGCCCGCGGATTCATCTTTGCCACTGCGCCCTCCCCGCTAAATGCTGCCCTCGTGCGGGCTGCGCTGAACGAGCTACGCGACAACCCCGCCCGACGAGCGGCAGCGCAGGTCCTGATGAACCACGCTCACAAAGAGGCGCAGGATCATCTTGGCCTAAGCGGCTTTCGAAGTCAGATCATGCCCATCATCATCGGCGCGGACAAACCCACAATGGCGCTTGCGTGCTCCATGCAGGACATGGGCTATGACATCCGCGGCATCCGTCCACCCACTGTTCCACGAGGCACCTCGCGGCTGCGAATCTCCATCACGCTCAACACCCCTGCCCCGGTGATCTCGGACATGTTCCGCGATCTTTCCCAAGCGAAGAAGGCTCTGCCCCATTGA